A stretch of Megalobrama amblycephala isolate DHTTF-2021 linkage group LG14, ASM1881202v1, whole genome shotgun sequence DNA encodes these proteins:
- the msgn1 gene encoding mesogenin-1 codes for MAQVDVDVFTAKVLSQWDWSGEDRTFGDCSASSPESESFDSVCSSPDARSSSGGCEAYGRKHCEQQKPKVKMSVKRRMKASEREKLRMRSLAEALHQLRDYLPPVYSRRGQPLTKIQTLKYTIQYIKELSSILEQQDGHARG; via the coding sequence ATGGCGCAGGTTGATGTCGATGTGTTCACGGCGAAAGTTCTGTCCCAGTGGGACTGGAGCGGCGAGGACAGGACGTTTGGAGACTGCAGCGCGTCCTCGCCGGAGTCCGAGTCCTTCGACTCCGTGTGCTCGTCACCGGACGCGCGCTCCAGCAGCGGAGGATGTGAAGCGTACGGACGCAAACACTGCGAGCAGCAGAAGCCCAAAGTGAAGATGAGCGTGAAGAGGAGGATGAAGGCCAGCGAGCGCGAGAAGCTGCGCATGCGGAGTCTGGCGGAGGCGCTGCATCAGCTCCGGGATTACCTGCCGCCGGTGTACAGCAGGAGAGGACAGCCGCTCACCAAGATCCAGACCCTCAAATACACCATCCAGTACATCAAAGAACTCTCCAGCATCCTCGAGCAGCAGGACGGACACGCGCGGGGCTGA
- the ost4 gene encoding dolichyl-diphosphooligosaccharide--protein glycosyltransferase subunit 4: MVTDVQLAIFANMLGVSLFLLVVLYHYVAVNNPKKLE; this comes from the coding sequence ATGGTGACGGACGTACAGCTGGCCATATTCGCCAACATGCTGGGCGTGTCGCTCTTCCTGCTGGTGGTTCTGTATCACTATGTGGCCGTGAACAACCCTAAGAAACTGGAGTGA
- the LOC125245597 gene encoding flap endonuclease GEN homolog 1: MGVSELWSILDPVRQSVPLYSLSGKTLAVDLSLWVCEAQHVQGMMGKVTKPHLRNLFFRVSSLTLMGVKLVFVMEGDAPKIKAETMSKRSEVRFGSLKAKSVPKPAAAKNTSRGRFKAVLRECAEMLDCLGVPWVTAAGEAEAMCAFLDSQGVVDGCITNDGDAFLYGARTVYRNFNMTSKDPQVDCYRMSRVQAELGLSRETLVGLAIFLGCDYIPKGVAGVGKEQTLKLIQSLRGQTLLQKFDEWSSDRSERSEVAVKKVTHCLVCRHPGSAKSHERGGCVFCQSERFCSPQDYDSQCPCDWHRTEHSRQASSVEANIRKKTLACEQFPFTEIISEFLVTKDKPVPPFRRRKPNLSLMQAFALEKMDWPKHYSSEKILPLVTYTELMNRQRGRDSHSLIQPIRIYKPRIKNGVSCFEVIWTKPDHYVFADGCEEQTEVRTVEEESLFSLAFPEILQDFHRERAEAQENKTKKKKPKAKKEKPADSHDAVSDLFAQMSLQTDTDPDAVLSSETSQKPPQPDSPPSPEIPAQRSPASQNSPSVSALIGQLHLSSIDWDSSSFTASPSSSDKTDPRPAESSTRSLKERIMVKNTRTQHPKSPESLRSIPSAAGATTKTNLEQNPSKKPAAKTAGGTVCKTSRISDDSDVENRPGSQKPRSKVKVTSKPQRPQIPQKSPNRDQMRSFPAKTPEKPATLVQVHHGKIEDEDSDASVDSPRPLAERLKMRFAK, from the exons ATGGGGGTTTCTGAGCTCTGGTCCATTCTGGATCCGGTCCGGCAGTCCGTCCCGCTCTACAGTCTTTCAGGAAAGACCCTCGCCGTGGATCTCAGCCTGTGGGTCTGTGAGGCCCAGCATGTGCAGGGCATGATGGGAAAAGTCACAAAGCCGCATCTCAG GAATCTGTTTTTCCGCGTGTCCTCGCTCACTCTGATGGGTGTGAagctggtgtttgtgatggagGGAGACGCTCCTAAGATCAAAGCCGAGACCATGAGCAAACGCTCTGAGGTGAGATTCGGCAGTCTGAAGGCCAAGAGCGTCCCGAAACCAGCAGCTGCCAAAAACACCAGCAGAGGCCGATTCAAGGCCGTCCTGAGAGAG TGTGCGGAGATGTTGGACTGTCTGGGCGTGCCGTGGGTGACGGCGGCCGGTGAAGCGGAGGCCATGTGTGCGTTCCTGGACTCTCAGGGCGTGGTAGACGGCTGCATTACGAATGACGGCGACGCCTTCCTGTACGGCGCTCGGACCGTTTACAGGAACTTCAACATGACTTCTAAG GATCCTCAGGTGGACTGCTATCGGATGTCTCGCGTTCAGGCTGAACTCGGGCTGTCCAGAGAGACGCTCGTGGGTCTGGCCATCTTCCTGGGCTGCGACTACATCCCGAAG GGCGTCGCTGGAGTCGGGAAAGAACAAACACTGAAGCTGATTCAGAGTCTGAGAGGACAAACTCTCCTGCAGAA GTTCGACGAGTGGAGCTCAGACAGATCTGAAAGGTCAGAGGTCGCGGTGAAGAAGGTCACCCACTGTCTGGTCTGTCGACACCCTG GCTCTGCTAAATCTCACGAGCGCGGCGGCTGTGTGTTCTGTCAGAGCGAGCGCTTCTGCTCGCCGCAGGACTACGATTCCCAGTGTCCCTGTGACTGGCATCGCACTGAACACTCTCGCCAGGCCTCCTCCGTCGAAGCCAACATCAGGAA GAAGACGCTGGCGTGTGAGCAGTTCCCGTTTACAGAA ATCATCAGTGAGTTTTTGGTGACGAAGGACAAACCCGTGCCGCCCTTCCGGAGGAGGAAACCCAACCTGTCGCTGATGCAG GCGTTCGCTCTGGAGAAGATGGACTGGCCCAAACACTACAGCAGCGAGAAGATCCTCCCGCTCGTGACCTACACTGAACTGATGAACCGACAGAGAGGCAGAGACTCTCACAGCCTCATACAGCCtataag AATATATAAACCTCGTATAAAGAACGGCGTCTCCTGCTTCGAGGTCATCTGGACGAAACCag ATCATTATGTGTTCGCCGACGGCTGTGAGGAGCAGACGGAGGTACGGACGGTCGAGGAAGAGTCTCTCTTCAGCTTGGCGTTTCCCGAGATCCTCCAGGACTTCCATCGGGAGAGAGCCGAGGCTCAGGAGAACAAAACGAAGA AAAAGAAGCCGAAAGCGAAGAAAGAGAAGCCGGCCGATTCCCACGATGCCGTGTCGGATCTGTTCGCTCAGATGTCTCTGCAGACGGACACGGATCCAGATGCCGTTTTATCCAGCGAAACTTCCCAGAAACCACCACAGCCTGATTCCCCTCCGTCCCCTGAGATCCCAGCCCAGCGCTCTCCTGCTTCCCAGAATTCCCCTTCGGtgtctgctctgattggccagctgCATCTCAGCAGTATAGACTGGGACTCTTCCTCGTTCACGGCCTCTCCTTCCTCGAGCGACAAGACTGACCCGAGACCTGCGGAAAGCTCGACTCGTTCTCTCAAGGAGCGGATAATGGTGAAAAACACCCGGACGCAACATCCCAAGAGTCCTGAATCCCTCCGTTCAATCCCATCAGCTGCAGGTGCAACAACCAAAACAAACCTCGAGCAGAATCCCAGCAAAAAACCTGCAGCGAAAACCGCCGGAGGAACGGTGTGTAAGACGAGCCGAATCAGTGACGACAGCGATGTGGAGAACCGACCCGGATCACAGAAGCCGAGAAGCAAAGTCAAGGTCACGTCCAAACCACAGAGACCCCAAATCCCCCAGAAATCCCCCAATCGTGACCAGATGAGGAGCTTTCCTGCTAAAACCCCAGAAAAACCAGCCACCCTCGTCCAGGTGCATCATGGGAAGATTGAGGACGAGGATTCGGACGCTTCGGTGGACAGTCCTCGACCGCTGGCCGAGAGGCTGAAAATGAGATTCGCAAAGTGA